Proteins encoded by one window of Streptococcus suis S735:
- a CDS encoding pneumococcal-type histidine triad protein: MKQGKTLLYVAGASLICAVALVTYQASNYREQSNHQKTTSIETSQSKQSKEIPSDSKKEVPGIDKATDDGFLLTDESQIEEKTDLGIIVNHGDHKHFFFYSDLKNTKWAYLIPENYQEKNHSSQPKRSQLSSGSKQIEDEYVFDPKDIVAEDANGYTVRHGDHYHYILKSSLGGTTHRQLTSDSRQSPTLPIVHQQEGIPGIDFQTSDGFLFDGQNISGVTETGILVRHGKHLHLIHFETLKRSKWSYLVNQYKPNVESDKKAQPEVENTEYQTKLDYLAKELNLEPSRFKKVIVDGQIGLEYPHGDHTHIVLLKEIDTTKPFESPEDRILKQKDGETLEQRKERLIKQYMERFKVKREDITIDGNYMSVRHGDHAHVYKIDPSLPDDPERDVKTETVNLAIEKQLVYGPFYTEGSTENLTRNGVHQKYRPEGLQDIKNFILVTFSTNSDFGNFVVNGKKTKRVYYLVRKDLNWEDLNIAYPQTLQQKGRVFNGWNATLPKSGKMAREHQSFYADFDNVYRKPTKNIYTPSDDVSNIDLSDYVPVKYSAIANGRLKLNGEIRAGFIYFVKSDLTWKQAKEQGLVVPEPVSSKDYEFIEFRTVITGGEKDTDYVSATTSLAAFGTTAPRIGPYIANNTENPTDINDPSRHPNYYWHDPKNYVALAFRAGEGGQLQTHLGTSKTVVYLVRKGLTLNQAGIFPPSLKSDTGYKRDYTKPVIPNVAWDTPILEDTVYDIHFDKVESDSKDGTVEPGDTWLPGNPLANTPDVPNGEEDADSWLDDLLTPSPEATDIETVTEAETTTEDTKATESSTAAPIDIPKKSSTEEEPSEDFIFP; this comes from the coding sequence AATCAAAAGAGATTCCTTCAGATTCGAAAAAGGAAGTTCCAGGGATTGATAAGGCGACGGATGATGGTTTTTTACTCACTGATGAGTCACAAATTGAGGAAAAAACTGATTTAGGAATTATTGTCAATCATGGCGATCATAAGCACTTTTTCTTTTATTCAGATTTAAAGAATACAAAATGGGCTTATTTAATTCCTGAAAACTATCAAGAAAAAAATCATTCTTCTCAACCTAAGAGAAGTCAATTATCGTCAGGCTCGAAACAGATCGAAGATGAATACGTTTTTGATCCTAAAGATATTGTCGCAGAGGATGCCAATGGCTATACTGTTCGGCATGGGGATCATTATCACTATATTTTAAAATCAAGCTTAGGTGGCACGACACACAGACAATTGACCTCTGATAGTCGTCAATCGCCAACTCTTCCTATCGTTCACCAACAGGAAGGGATTCCGGGGATTGATTTTCAAACGAGTGACGGTTTCTTGTTTGATGGGCAAAATATCAGCGGTGTAACGGAAACCGGGATTCTAGTAAGGCATGGGAAACATTTGCATCTTATTCATTTTGAAACATTGAAAAGGAGTAAATGGTCTTATCTTGTGAATCAGTATAAACCAAATGTTGAATCGGATAAGAAGGCACAACCTGAGGTAGAAAATACTGAGTATCAAACCAAATTGGACTACTTAGCAAAAGAACTGAATTTAGAGCCATCACGTTTTAAGAAAGTCATCGTTGACGGTCAAATTGGATTAGAGTATCCGCATGGAGATCACACACATATTGTTTTATTAAAGGAAATTGATACAACGAAGCCATTTGAAAGTCCGGAAGATCGTATTCTTAAACAAAAGGATGGAGAAACTCTTGAACAGAGAAAAGAACGTCTCATTAAACAGTACATGGAGCGTTTTAAAGTAAAACGTGAGGACATTACAATTGATGGGAACTATATGAGTGTACGCCATGGAGACCATGCGCACGTTTATAAAATTGATCCTAGTTTGCCAGATGATCCTGAGCGTGATGTTAAGACTGAAACGGTAAATCTTGCTATTGAGAAACAATTAGTATATGGACCTTTTTATACAGAAGGTTCAACAGAAAATTTAACACGTAATGGTGTCCATCAAAAGTATCGTCCAGAAGGTCTTCAGGATATTAAAAATTTCATTCTAGTAACATTCAGTACAAATAGTGATTTTGGTAATTTTGTCGTTAATGGTAAAAAAACGAAGAGAGTTTATTATTTGGTTCGTAAAGATTTAAATTGGGAGGATTTGAACATCGCCTATCCGCAGACCCTTCAACAAAAGGGACGCGTCTTTAACGGTTGGAATGCTACTTTGCCAAAGTCTGGCAAGATGGCAAGAGAACATCAAAGTTTTTATGCTGATTTTGATAATGTTTATCGTAAGCCAACCAAAAATATTTACACTCCAAGTGATGATGTTTCAAATATTGATTTATCAGACTATGTACCTGTTAAATATAGTGCGATAGCCAATGGTCGTTTAAAATTAAATGGTGAGATTCGAGCAGGGTTCATATACTTTGTGAAATCTGACTTAACTTGGAAACAAGCTAAGGAGCAAGGACTTGTTGTACCAGAACCGGTTTCAAGCAAAGATTATGAGTTCATTGAGTTTAGGACAGTTATTACTGGTGGAGAAAAAGATACAGATTATGTTAGTGCCACAACGAGCTTGGCAGCATTTGGGACAACGGCTCCTCGTATAGGACCTTACATTGCTAACAATACGGAGAATCCAACGGACATCAATGACCCAAGTAGACATCCAAATTACTATTGGCATGATCCAAAGAATTATGTAGCCCTCGCATTTCGAGCAGGTGAAGGTGGTCAACTTCAGACACATTTGGGAACTAGTAAAACAGTTGTTTACCTTGTTAGAAAAGGGTTAACACTGAACCAAGCTGGAATTTTTCCGCCATCTTTGAAGAGTGATACAGGTTATAAACGAGATTATACAAAACCTGTTATTCCAAATGTAGCATGGGATACACCTATTTTGGAAGATACTGTCTACGATATTCATTTCGATAAAGTTGAAAGTGATAGCAAAGATGGGACAGTTGAGCCAGGTGATACTTGGTTGCCTGGGAATCCATTGGCGAATACTCCAGATGTCCCTAATGGAGAAGAGGACGCAGATAGCTGGTTAGATGATTTGTTGACACCTAGTCCAGAAGCGACAGATATAGAAACTGTAACAGAAGCTGAAACTACAACAGAAGATACAAAAGCAACTGAAAGTAGTACTGCTGCTCCCATAGATATCCCTAAAAAATCATCAACAGAGGAAGAGCCTAGTGAGGATTTTATATTTCCTTGA